One Carya illinoinensis cultivar Pawnee chromosome 5, C.illinoinensisPawnee_v1, whole genome shotgun sequence genomic window, GACCCAACTACCCCCAATATCGATTTGCAAGGGCTTGACGAGGTGCAAGCTAAAGGAACCCTCGGCGCTTTCCCTCCAAGGCTCGGTGGGGTGGAAAAGTCTCGTACCCTTGCCAACCTCCCCTCTCCAGACTCGGCCTAGGTGGCAGCAATCAGGCTCTCACCCGTGACGGGGATGCACTCAGAATTAGAGACGCCTTTGTCATCAGGATCAACTCGGAGGTGATCCGAGACCTCATCAAGGTTGAAGGCTTTAATCAGGAACCGAGCAGTGGAAGATGTAGAGGGAGACATCTCAGAATTCAACTCCAGAGGGGGTTCAATCATCCGAGTTTGTTGAGGTGCCCTATCCAAAAGAGCACTCCAGAAGTGCATGTTGACCACTTCCACCATGCACAAAATGCTGGAAGGAGGGCCAACTATCTAGACTGGCAGCACTAATCGTTTGGGGAGCCAGTGTCTTCGGAGATGTCTGAACCTCCCCCATTGGCTCCGATAGATCCTATTCCCTTTGTCTTCGAGAGAGGATTCAGGGGCCTGTTTCTTTGAAGAGTGTAGTAAAGGATCAGGCACCACACCCTGGGCAGAGGGGGTAACATTGCCCAACGAGGAAAGGAAGGCAGACAAACAATATTCTCCGAGAAGGACCTCGAAGTGAACCAAAAGCAGATGTCGGGCTGCCCAATCTTGCATGATTGCGATGCGACGCAACTCATCCAATGTGGCCACAAGGTGCACCGCCTTGTCGTTCGACACaactccccaagccacctttaTCGGGAACTCGACCTGGAAAATTTGTTCCACCTGGAATTCCCATCATCGGCCACCCATGAAAAAGAATTTGTCAGTCCAGTCTGAGACTTTGCAGTATCTTAGCTCTAGCACAACTAGCGAATGCGCCACTCCTTAAAGCTATAGATCTCTACTATTCCTCTTTGTATATTATGGGTCAGGAGGAACTCGCGATAAGTAAGATCGGCATTCTCTAGGTCGGACTTCAACAAAGCCCACTGCCATATCGCGCAATAGCATATCAGAATTTTCCAAGCATTCGGATGAAGATGAGCGGGAGCCAGTCTGAAGTAGTACAGGACTACACTGATAGGACAGAGATAGGGCAGTCTTAGCCCGCAAGAGAACATGCCAAGAAAAAGGTCGACCTTCGTCGCTGAGCCATTCTCACTTACGATCCCTTCACGTTGCCCAGGAGCTTCCAAAATAACCTAATCCAGAATGTGGTAAGTCAGTCTTAAAGATTGAAGTAAGGTCGGGGGTGACCCCAGAGTGCTAGCGACGACCCAAGAACCCAGGCTCTGACGAGCCAGCCTCATAGCGGTGCACAGAGCCAATCACGTTGGTGGGTTTCTAGGAAGCCATTGGGCTAGGAAGACTAGGTAAAGTAAGAAGGGAGTTGAGTTTGCAAGAAAGGGAGGGCAGCGAGCACAGCAGAGACACAGAAGGTAGAAGAACGGTAGTAATTCGAACAGAGGGGGAAGCGAATTTATAGGTATGATCTTACAGTCGCGGACGGGGGGTAGCATTTGACAGCCTAACTTGTAGGGTATGCAAAGTGATGGGAGTCGTATTAGTACCCCGAGGGTAGCATATGGGGAAGCAACATCGGACACTTGGAGCGGCCACTGACCAACCCATGCCACCATTTAGTGACAAGAAGATTGATCAGTTGCAACAAGCAAGTGACTATAAAAATTCTCATTAGGCTAGCCCGATGAGAATTGGGGGGGTAACTGTTAAGGGGTATTTTTGTCAAGGCTTAAAGCCCATGATACTGCTACAGGCTCATTACTTCGCCAGACCCTATGAGCTCCAGGAATGTTGGCCCAAACCCAACAGGGCCTCATTTGGTAGCCCAGGGCAGGTCCTAAACCCATGCAGGTTGGGTGGGCTCCAGACCCATGCAAGTTGGAAGTAATCGTCAATATTGAGATGGGACGTTGCAGAAGGACTCAGGAAACCATAATCGGGAAGAGATAGAACCAGACAACTCTACCAGAGACCCACGCCATATTAAATGACTGATGCCAAGAAAACTACGTCACATTAAATGTTGCATGGCGGTGGAGACTCCAGGGGGAGGCGTCCCTCTACCCCAAAACATAAGGTATGGCCCACCTGACCTAAAAGACTAAGTATTGACCTAAAAGACTAAGTATAAAGGTTGTCCATAACTACAAGGTAAAAAAGGTTGAACCCAAGTCTGTTGTGAATTATACTCAACTGTCGTCTTCTTGTATAAAGTATTCTGATCTAGCATCGGAGGTTCTTTGGGCCATTGTAGGGCCACCCTTCTCTAGCCTCAGGATCCAGACTTGAGTAAAAAACTGGTCTGGCTGAGCTACCCGGCCCAAGGGCGTACGAAACATGACGTTAACacccttaataaaaataaataaaggctgaTAATTTTACATGTTGTTGTTGAGTACAAGAGATTCATACGAAACCTTAAATTCGCAAATTAAGTTTGtttaatgatatttgtagtcacCTAGTAGATTCTTAAAAGTCATAGTTAGACTTGTTGACTAGACTCTAAGCTTTATATTGTTAGTTTGACACTAAGTGAGATTCGTAATAAATCACTGACTTTATAGTTGTGCAAaggtttttatatataagacaaAGTCCATTGGTAGGTGCATGTTTTATAGAAGGTTATTACACAAAATTGCTCATGGAGAGAAATGGTCCTAAAACATCATTTGAGAGTTatggtttaattctttgttgTTGACCAtgtgatttctctctctcatggtATTGCTCGTCATTCATATGATAATGTAACACGACTGGGAGCATTTAGTGAGCACACACATTCACCATATATTTAGGAGTTACGGTGAAAAGTATATGTCATCAATCTTAGATCGGCTCATTCACATGAGTGATTATCTCTGACGCTTAGGTTGAGAGTAGAGATGAGATATTGTGTCCCTTGATGCTTATGTAGCATATAAAGATGGTCGAtacaaatatatgtatatatatatgttgccttAGATGGACTAAGATGAGGTCtttgttatttgttttttagaCCATACATGGGAAGCCAACAATCCATGTAACCTAAGGTTTAACCAAATGCAAGATCCTCTTTAGCTCTTCAACTAGCAAGCAAATGGAGGGACTCGAGTTTGGTGATAAGATAGCAACTGGACTAAAATCTATATAATGCATTGAGATTAGACATACGCTCTTTTTGGAAAGAGAACTACATTGTAACTTGTATTTCCTACTACATGTGCTTTTACGACCAAAATTAAAGGTAAGTGAATAGATCCTTGTTTCCTCATTGTGTGAGTCTTGTAGGTCATAATtaattaccttaatttatttatgccCTTAGGAGACTAGCTTTGACTATATCATGAGATTGATGTTTTAGTAtgctactttggcatgttgtctatgACCATAAATGTTGCGGTCAAAAGAGGTATTGCTGGAAAAGCTACTAGATTGAAACTAAATAACACAAGGGCAAAGGGAAGATTATTTGATAACACAATGATATTGTGTGTACTCATTGTCGAAAAATTGTGTTGCTTCTTAAGAGTTGTGACATAAGTGTGAGTACAACATGTTTTATGGAAATGAACTTTTTTAGTCATTTGGACTCGAGAGGAATTAtgaatgcttaatttgatatGACCAAATGAGTTGAGGCATAACGAGACACTTTTAGGGATGTTGCTATGTTGGTATTCTCTTAGAAAGATTTGATATAGTgctccaatttttcttttgcaGCTGTGTTTGATGGTTGTACAATATATTTGCTAATATGAACAAAATTGAGAACATACTAAAAGATGCAAGCCTCAGATTTTGCCCACTGTTTGCAAGTGGGAGATGTAATAAATGGATGCCCCTTACTCTTCATATGTCTAGCACTTTACTAATTGAAGAGGCTATATATTGCCCCTCCCCCCTTAGTAGGGGTGTAAGAATAAATTGACAAACTGGAAAATTGGCCTGGCCTAGACCGGACTGGTTTGTTCGATCCAATTTTCAACCGGTTCGGTTTGGAATCGGttccttcattttaaaaatcgATCAAATCCAGTCCGGAATCgattttatgtttttcaacactaaaccggaccggaccaattcatatattatatatattttattaatttttaatattatataatatattttatatataatatatataattgagttcttctacGGATCCGCAACTGTAGCAGGAGCACACCTGCATACCATACGCGgcgtccttttttttttttttttaataattcaaaacGTGCATTTTTTGATGAGGACCTACGGTTTGCTTTTGCATTTCGAAATCCTCCCACGCCCAGCACCATCGGCGATGTCGTCTTTCCGCCCAGAAACACCGATCACACTACTTCATCAGCACAGAGCTACCGCTCCTTGTGAAATCGTTGACACAGAGCAAATGGTCAGTTTTTCACGCACTAGAAAAGACCATGAAATAGAAAGGAAGGTGCAGAAATAAAAGAATGGATACTTTAAAATAGAATCTAGATTTGTTTAGGGCAAAGCAacgaaaagaaaaaggcaagaaGAGTGTGAGAGAGGGAGTAGAAAGGGAAAATCAGGCCAGGATATTCGGCTGAACCACTGATTAATTCATTTGTCTTTTGTTTCGctccttttctctttgtttcctcttttttttttttttttttttttgagataagATACTCCGTCGTCCACTTCTCCCAAatccattcctttttttttaaaaaaaaaattaaaaaatacaaaggggtatatttttcttgttttctgttTGTTGATTCATTGTATATGAATCTCCAATATTTGTGTTTAAATCCCTCTGATCTCTTTCGGTTTCACGATTGTCGTCTCTCTTTTTCATAGTGGAAGTGgagcaatatattattattaatgctaTTTTCGGGAGTAATAAAAGAATTTGTAAAAGAGATGGAACTGTTTGGTTGATTTATTGATGGATTAAGGGTCTGGAGTTCCTAGCGAGTTGTTTTTGGCAGATTTATTTGGAAGGGAAAGAATTGTTTAGAACTTGTTATCTTGATGTTGATGTTCAGGATCAGAAGGAACCGTAGTTATATGTTTGCTGCTCAACATTTTATGGGTTATTATACAatcagtagtagtagtagttgtCATATAATCCGCAATGATCCACGTCTTTTCTTGGTTTTGGATAAGGGATTTCAGTGGAATGCCTTGAATCCTCACTCTTCTACCAGTTTTATCAATGGAAGTGGACGAGGTCGAGGATCGGGAGGAAGAGGAGGGATTGCAATTGGCACCGGCTTTAATGGCTTTGCCCTAAATCTCAAAGGTTGCCTGAGGGACGAAGATAATATTGACGCCATTACTTTTCACAAAGGAAAGGGAAAGGGCTGCCGTGCATTCGCTCCGTAGCATCTGCAGTTGCTCCCTGTCCGTGATCTCAAAATTGGTCTTCAGGACGGCACTGCTAGTCCCCATAAGCTGGGGGACAATTTGGTCTTTTAGCCAGTGCCACGTAAGGTGTGCGTTCGGCTGATCCCAAACAGGGGCTGCTACCAATAATTTCTCTATATAAATTacgtataaaataatatattataatttataacataatattttaatcttaaatataaatatttatttgatcatatgttttaaatataaaatataaatattaaatacatttttattgcctaatatattcttaatatatttcttttaataaatacattactaatattaatatatttaatatattaaaataaaataaaaaagggaccGGACTAGACCAGAACCGGTAAAATCGACCATACTAATTTATAAGATAACCGGTGcgtaatcaatttttaaaaatataaaatcggtACATATTAGTTTGGTCCtagattttatctaaaatcagaCCGAACTAGATCGGTTACACCCCTACCTCTTAGTGAAAATAATGGATGATTGCTACAAATagaatctctctctcaaatataTGTCTCTAGTCTTGACatttatagtataaaatatgtGAGCGTTGTCTTTGTTTTAACACGTGATAAGTTCCACCATTGACAATGACAATTGCTGGCGAATAACAACAATATAGAAGTCTATAGAACAATCATATCGATCTATGATTTACTATTCTAGATAATATTGTTTTCGATATGTTCTTTGATCTAATGTTTCTAACATAAATAGTCACATTTgttaagaaaattaagaaaatagacTTTCAACATGCCACGTTAgtaaaaacatttaaatttaaaaaaacaaaaaagtaaaatatgaaaataattgaCTAACATTTTTCTTGGGCTTCTCACATTTGAACAGAGCTCAAACTTGGGCCAGATTCCTGAGAAAACCCTTCTCTCTTATACACAGTTCCCGCGAAAAGCAGCTCATTCACCGGTTTATCGCCACTGTTCGAGTCCCCAGTTCCCGCTCTCTCGTCTCCCACAGACAGAAGCAAAACAGAACCTCCGGAAGCAGCAGCAGAAGAAGCCATGTCACCTGGACCTGTGGTTGAGGCTACAGAGCCCGAGACCGAGCCCCTGGTCCCCACCACCGACGAACCCAGGAAAAATTCTGAACCTCAGGTCCCTCAATTAATACTTCTACACGTGTttaaatttctttccttttctaacttaaaaacaaaatctttCCTCTTCTGGTTCTCTGTGtcttttaatttaatctttgtatttgtgtgtgttttGGTAGAAAGATGAGGTTTTTGTCGAGGATGTGAAGGAAGACGAGAAGGACGACGACGAAGACGATGAGGATGACGACGGGGAGGATGATGAGAAGGAGGATGGGGATGAAGGttgtctttttaatattttcctcTTTTACACGCTCTGTTCTATCATGTGTTTCCTGTGAGTGTTTCTACCAGGGATTATTTGTGTGGTTGTCATTGATTTGTTGGATGCGAGTCTTTTGTGTAATTAGGTTTATCGCCTTTTCAGCTTAATTTTGAAACCTGGGATTTGTTTTATTGGCGTGGTTTGAAAGTTAGTCTGAAGTGGGGTTTGGAACATTTTTTGAGTGTTGTATTGAAGGTTTCGGGatatgtttatgtcatgttgaGTGTGATTGGAATGTTTGCTTGGTTAGTTAAGAAAATATAGAGGAAAGAATttgattgatatatatatttatatatatatatgttgaatatAGGAGACTTAAAAGCTGAATGAatttgttatttgcttttcCGAAAGCAGAAGGAAGAATTCTTCGTCTGAGGTAATACCACACAAGGGATATGGTGCATGTAAGAATGCTTTGTGCTGACATGGATCACCTTGAACATGAATTGAGtgtgttttattgtttcttgtCAAAGACATATTGGAGGAAATTCGAATTTCGAGATAATAGGAGAGACTTAATTGGTTGCtagttttaattctttttattggtTTTCTGGTTTGTGCAACACCTTTATACATTGTAGAGctctcatttattctttaatgtttttttttttttgccatgtTGTTGTCTTTGTCTTTGCACATCTGCTGCTATTTCTTGgtgtttatttcattttttgttcttgtacAACGTAAATTTGTCCAGGTACCATAAATGACACAAACTACAGAGACTCTGTGGCTCCTTTCTTAAAGATCATTACTTGGTTGTGTTTGGTTTCAATATTcaactattattattacttgaaaGTCAGGTTATCCGTTATTGGGATAATTACATTTTGCGGCCTCGGACTAACGCTGATTTGCATTGTGCACCCTAAACTATGGAAAATTGCAATGTGCATCCTAAACTAGCAACAGGTTTCAATGTGCACCCTCCAATAAGATCTAACTATTAACATGATGACACGtggcatatttttcttttatctcaaCACTCAGATCTAAAGGTGGGTGTCTGTTGGAGCCTATTGATATCTTAGGGTGCTTATTGCAAGTTTTCATGGTATCATGTGGGACTGAGTTTTCCTTCAAACTGGGTTAGGGGAAACTTCCTCCAACCCATGTATAAATATGACGAGTGTCCATCAAACATGTGAGTAGCACAtgcttttttaaaagtttatcTTAAAAGTTTGATGTCCATTAATTAATAAAGGGTAGTGATAGGCTTACTACCCTATCACTACCCATTTACTACTTATAAggtattaagatttttttatttttttattattttcttttaagtatttttttatcatccttagccattaagaaaaaattaacaaaatatataattttactaataattacttccttaactattaaataaaataaaaaattagaaaacaaatcaaatactaAATGAGTAGTAAATAGGTTGTAAAATAATAGTAATCCTATCATTTTCAGTTAATAAAACTTGTGCTTGCCACTTGCTTAAGCGATGCAtgtcaattttttaaatgttgaggCAACCAACCCAGTTTGGAGGAACACTTAGGTGCAAGTTACAAAAGGGGTGCTAGTTTGTGGCTGCAAAGTGCAATTTACCGTAGGGTATTACGTGGGCATTGAGTaaagtaaatattttctttgttaCCCGTCTAGTTTTGATTGGAGAATGAGGTGCAAGTGCAAACGAGGGTTCCAAGCAGAGCCGAAGTGAAAACAAGAGTCGCAAGGCAATGTTGAAGATGGGTATGAAACCTGTTATTGGTGTTAGCAGGGTTACCATCAAGAGAACAAAAAATGTTAGCTTTTATCTGGTTCTCTCCTGGTGTAATAAAGTGTATACGTAGTGATGGAAACTCACTTCACATTTTTTTGTTGTGTAGATactatttttcatctcaaagcCTGATGTTTTAAAAAGCCCACATTCCGAGACATATGTCATATTTGGGGAGGCTAAGATAGAGGATTTGAGCTCTCAGCTGCAGACACAGGCTGCACAGCAGTTCAGAATGCCAGACATGGGATCCATTATTGCAAAACCAGACATTTCTGTTGCTGCTGAAATGCCGGCagatgaggaagaagaggaggtgAAGCTCGGGACATTGATTTAGTCATGACACAGGCGAGTGTGTCAAGGAGCAAGGCCGTTAAGGCTCTGAAGACTCATAATGGGGACATTGTGAGTGCTATTATGGAGCTCACCACTTCGATATCTCCCTAGTCTACTCTGCAGTGGTGGTTTCAGATGACGAGACATGGTATTTATGTCATCATTTAGTTTTTGCAATCAATTCAGCTCACATCTGTCTGGAGGTTTATTACCTTTCTGTTTTTGTTGGACTTGAGACAGCTTTGGGTCATATTAAGGATGCGTTGTCCTGCTGAGTCTATATTCTCGAGTCATAAGGTTTTCGTTACCGGCTTTTTGTTCCTTACTGCTCATCTAAGCCTTGATCCCAACTAGTCGCTGTATGAATTCCTTTACAAGATATTCTGGCTGGCAAAGCAAGTCTTTCTCTCGTAGTTCCTTCTAAGAATTGTTTGCTAGAATCGCCTAGAATTTCTGACaagaattttgctacatacaagcacagttgcaCACTAATccgtatattaatactgatttattcatatttaaaatttaaattaacactatttttaataaaatctactttttgaccaatcacatcatattagtgcacagattagtgcacaattgtgcttgcaactatatttttcctgtGAATTTATTCTCGTCTGTAGTAttttgttgtttgagttttggaTCCAAAGCAGTGAGTGCGGATGcaattttttcttgaatttaaaTGGTTTAGCAATGTTTGATATGCATGCTCGGAGTTAACACGTAAATTAGTTCATGTTTCTTAACTTCAAAGATCCATATAGGATCACCTGtttgagttctttttttttttttttttttttggggggggggggggtgttgctCATTCATTATAAATGAACATATACAAGCAATGTCTGCTACATGAGCACCCACAACCATATAACTGATACAGAACAGAAGGTCCAGCAATATCTACTACACACAAGCACCCACAAGGAGATAAATATTATAGACCAAGAAGTCATCAGCATCCACTGCAAAACTACGAGGAAATCTGGTGGGTTTTGCGACCATTGAACAGTATCTTCCACAAAGCCTGCATGTCGAGCCCA contains:
- the LOC122312002 gene encoding probable syndecan isoform X1; protein product: MSPGPVVEATEPETEPLVPTTDEPRKNSEPQKDEVFVEDVKEDEKDDDEDDEDDDGEDDEKEDGDEGTINDTNYRDSVAPFLKIITCFDWRMRCKCKRGFQAEPK
- the LOC122312002 gene encoding nucleoplasmin-like protein NO29 isoform X2, coding for MSPGPVVEATEPETEPLVPTTDEPRKNSEPQKDEVFVEDVKEDEKDDDEDDEDDDGEDDEKEDGDEDTIFHLKA